The stretch of DNA atGCTCGGATGAACTCGAACCAACTCAAATGTGAGAGAAGCACAATGTTAAACACAACCCACTTTATTCGGGTCGGGTCAAGGGAGCAAACACTTGATCAAAACTTCATATTTCTTTTAGACCAAAAAAGAGATATATTGTTGATAACCCCGTTATTCTTACCCGACCCGGACTTTAGTTGATCCGACCCAATGGGCATCGCAGTCCATGAGTTAAAATAAAGGGTTGATATTTAATCAAGTTGAGACTAAGATAGGATCCCAATAACCAATGTGGAGTCCGTCCCGCGACCCACTGCTCGGGGATAGACAGAGCACACTATGTCTGACAAACAGGAAATAGTTGGCTCACCATACCAACCCGAGATACGTGAAATTTTCAACTTCatcagaaaaatattttaaatgtcctAATTATGTAAAATGCTAGCCCAACTTATAAAAGGAAAACATAAAACAAAATGGTCAAGAAAACAATATAACTCGATTAAAATGGTTTCAACTTAAAGCAATTTTGGATCCGTATGGATTCGGTTTCTATATACTTACGGTTCGATTCGAGTTTCAAAAACTCTTGAACCAAAAACATCCAcacaaaaaaaatacaaaaatacgaAGCACTCATCTAATGGCATACAACTAATGTGATTGAGATAACGTGAGACTCGATCGGTGCACTTCACATGCACAAACAAATGAATAACTTAAACCTCAAATGACAAAGCAAGCCGTGCAGGTGAAATAGGCTTGAAGCTACAAGAATTCGGGTAAATTGCAATTCAAAGACAAAGTGCCTTTAGAAAACATATCCCACAAGTTATTTGAAGTTTTCCAGTGTATTAGTGCAAATTAAAGAAGTTTCATAAACCCTTCAAAAAAGGATTAGGCAGCAGAAACATGGGAATCCTTGATGGACTCGCGCCAAGCATGTACCCGAGCCCCATCTTTGTCGACGATTTTTATTACAAAGTTTGGCGGAGCCACGACCAACCTTGTACGAATTTCTAATATGCACTTATCCACCAACTCGATAGCTTCTTCGACTGTCATGTCTTGACGGTAGTGCCTATCCATCATGGCGAGAGCAAAGTAGGATCCATAACCAAAAGCAGCTTTATCAACCTTGTGAAGTGATGCGATGTAATCAAGGAAGTACAGAGACGGGCCTACGTCCTTGTCGTAACCACCTAGTATGATATTCACCATGTATGGATTCTGAAAAACAAAAATCAACAAGTTAAATTGTGAACAAAGTGTACAGTACCAGTACATCGGATTGTTGGGGTATTTTAAATGACTTTAAAAGAACTAGGGTCAATTAActtcagaaaataaaaattagtgtAAACTAGTTGCCAACATAGATCATTGTGTAGTATTTCGGTAAGTGCAGATCAATGGGAGTGAGACATCAGACATACAAAATATGTCAAATAAAGATGCTTAAGCTATTTTCAGCTCACTGGTCATCATTTGACTAAAACATACTAGTGCCATGGTGGCTTCAGAAACCGGAGAGTTTAGACCCCATCCTTGCATGAATTGCTAAGGATCCAATAAGCCCAACATTGATTCACTCAGACATGTCAATTGGGCAAATACAACCATAGCGACTAGGGTGGATATCTCGTATATCCGAAGAAACTAGTGGTTCGCCCTGTTAGTCCTCCAGGACATAAATAACTCAATTTTCGCCCATAAACTATTTGTATATGATTGTATCGAAAGGCTCACAAAAACCTATACTACGTCATCGGGCAATTAATAGCTCTTTCTTTGTTTGATATTTAAGACTTAGCGTGAATACCCTTTTGAAGCACAAACATAATCTTGAAAAACTAAGTGATGGAAGGCAAACAGAGAAATAAGACATTGATAATTTAATCACGGAGAAACCTCTAAAGagaaaattatacctttctcAAGGCTGTGGCAAGCTCGCCTCTAGTGAAATTTGCGGCAGCTGCAGTTGTGAGGGGAATGCCATTGCGAAATTGGTACAACGCCACATTCTTTTGTATGTACTCCGTGAACTGAACTCTAATGCATCATCCAGCAAAAAACAAAATTACCGCCAACAGTTTCATTTAACAGAAACGACATAGTGGAGTAACGGAATGTGCAGAACACGTGAACCATAACAAGGGATGTTTATCCAGAATTCAAGCACACAATATTAACCAGGATTTCAAAAATCTGAACTTCTCAAAACATCCAAAACTGTATAAACGCAATACTTAAAGAAAAACAATGTTCACTCACCCAAATCAGCTGATAGACAACAAAAAAAGGGGGGCTAGATACCAAAGCTATTAACTGAAACAAAGTGATCTTTAACTGGAGATCATGATAGCTAATTATATAGCAAaccaatcataaaaacatggcAGATAAAATCCAGGCCCAGAAACAAAACATGAAATTTCAGAACCgtattaaaaaaatacaaaaaagcCAGACAAAAAAGAAAACCTGACAACCATAGTCATCATACACCTAAATTCAGAAACTAAATTGCCTAAACAACAGACTTTCCTAGTAATCTCGCTGTTTGCAAATACTATTGAACTTGGAGTTAATATAACTTAAAGTACTCCATAGTTTTTCAAGCGAGAAATAACAATCTGGCATAAGTAAAAAATTACACGACAAATTGATCCCTCCATTCAGTAACAGGAAAAAGTTCACGGGGCACGAGTATGGCAATGAATAGATACTTCATAAAAATAAGACATTACGGCTCCAATCAGTTATTAGTTAAGCACGAGAAATTTCGTTCATTTACAGGTTTTGTATAACAATTATATCGATAATTTGTTCAGAGTATGTCCAGAATGATAAAGTGTTCAACACACGTGCAGAAAATAATTGGAAAGCATGCAAGCAACTCTCAGCGAAAAATTATCCAtcataaacaaaaaataataagaaCCCAATAAGAGAATATATTTTAACAGAAATAAAATCATACATAGCGAGCAAACCAAGAACAACTGTAAATTGAAACAAGGAAGCTATTTTTAGTTCGAAACAATAAATACACATCTCCGACTCTACATAGGATGTAAAGTCTCAACATTTGAGGATAAAACTTCACATCGAATCTATTATCTAAGTAAATAAATCACAACTAGAAAATCAAATTTCAGACAGTTCACGAGTTACaataaaatgaaattaaattACTAAGTGAAAAACAAATTTCTTAAGCAAATGAAAATGGGATTTCACCGGTCACCACTTTCTCCCGATGCTCCCATGAGTTTGTGAGAATCTAAGACCATGATCTTGTCCTCGTTAGTCTTGTGCACAAGGATGCTGTGAACCGCGGATGAGTCGGCCGCCACTATTGCGAAATCTTTACCCACCAATCCAAATACTGACTCCATTTCTTCTCACTCTACACTTTTGAAATCAGATTTCAATTTCCTCTGCTGTGATTTGCTTTGCTTGTTTTCTCAGATCTCCTCTGTATTTATGAATTAGGGGTTTTGTGATTTGAACTCCATTTTCTTTTCGGAAGTGGACTTGAACGAGTTTTTTGACATGGGAGGGGAAATCGTGTCTTGGTCAACAAGAAGGTTAAAGCGTGTTTAACTAAATATCGCATTTTTATTCAGGCCCGTTATGTATCTCGACTAGGGATGGTCATTTTCTCGACGGGTTTGAAAACATGCGAGAAAAATCCAAAACGAGTACGGGGATTTTCGATTTTTCGGGTTTAGAGATTTTTTAAAGTATTTGAAATAGTTAGAGGTAGGGGTGATCACGGTGCGGTTttgcggtttttttaaaaaaattcaaaccgaattaccatatgcggtcggttagtattttgaaaaattaatcgcGGTTTTACGTAAAAAATCAGCCTTACGGTTTCAAGCGGTTGCGGTCGGTTTTAcggtttttttaatgaaaaatattagaacatatattctaatttatttgaaaacaacaacaatatattgttttcaaatataaaatataaatcaaaacaTATAAAGATCAAAATAGATTAAACAATATTCAAGATTCAAAACTAAGTTAATAATTTTaacaacaaaaatgacatttacactattttatcatttttttactttcagattagaaacaaaatattgtcgcaaaaaaaaaaatactttaataaaagaataatataaagaataattaagaaaaagataagttttatttgtaagaataataattttaaaaagagctaggatataatgaatgatgacttctttatttgaatatgttgtttacaaattattataattctaaGCCAAATATTATGGCAAGCGGTTTAGGCGGTGCGGTTTGGTGCGGTTATTGGCAAAAAAAAATAACTGAACCGCGTACGCGGTGCGgtttatgattaatatttttaatcgcggtttttataaaatattatgaaaaacgGTGCGGTGCAATTCGGTTCAGGCGGTTCGGgcggttaataaaaaaatttgatcaccCCTAGTTAGAGGGGGGATGAGGATGTCtggaaaataatattaataataaaaataataatattattagtattaataatataataataattttttaaaaaataataatattatcactaataataatagataataataagttttgattCATAGAATCTTCAGACTCGTCTATGTCTTGCCCAATTAATATTTCTGAAACGGAGATGAGGATTTGATCCATGCGATTTCGAGTTCATGAATTCTCTTCGAACATGAGAAAACGAGGATTGAGGTAGATATGGGGTAGGGATAGAATTCGGGGACAAGGATGGGGATGACAAACCCATCTCCGTCCCCGTCTCATTGTCATCCATAATCTTGAATGGGCCCTTGAAAGTTTATTGTCCCATAATAATATGCTGGATAATTTTCACGTCAAATAAATAAGACacatcaaaataaataataacataagaatattttttttcttgagcTCTTTATTAATTCACTTACGTAATTCCTTGTTCTTTCTGCGTCATTTCACTACATTTCCTTCAACTTCAAAATCTACTCACGCGAAACAACaatgatatcatatatataGACTTCATTTGTCCTATAGTTTTTTTCCTTGTATAGAGTTCTACACAAATATAGAAACAATAATTTCATCAGAAAATAAATTCTTTCAGACGATATTATAATATCTAGAGACCAACCATCTAAAACAAGTTAACCCCTTCTTAACTTTCCAAAGAGCATAATCGGATCTATTCAAAACAAGTGGTCGAAAAGCAGTGTTGACAGATAACACGTCAATTGTACTTTTAcctgtttaaaaaaaatacccaGAATCTCACTTAGTAAATTTCAGATGTCGCtatctgatatgaattgaaagaattccAGTAGTCAGGGACCTTCGTCCCCTTCGGCTTCCCCCTCACCCTACTCTTTTCTTTTCGACAGACAATTGCTGGCTCTGAATAACCAGCTCAGCAAGTTAGCAGTGAAAGACAACTCTTTCTCTTTTCATGGCGCTTTCGGACTAatactgtaacgtaccgtatttttactattcaaaattttcggaagaattaaaaattttcttaaataaaaacgtgAGCATTtcaaaattagataaaataaacggtacgtctcaacaaagatctaaaatagagtttgacaaaagtatttgaacattttcataaagacttaaaaacatggcggtcttcgggtttagcctcccgctcagtccaagcctgctccttggtccccacctcctgtctcctcataacATCCtgacctgcatcgatcaagtctagtgagtctaaagactcaacacgtataaactcgaagtaacaagtactacataataagatcacacgcaactttaaaataggacatacat from Primulina eburnea isolate SZY01 chromosome 6, ASM2296580v1, whole genome shotgun sequence encodes:
- the LOC140833850 gene encoding proteasome subunit beta type-2-A-like; the encoded protein is MESVFGLVGKDFAIVAADSSAVHSILVHKTNEDKIMVLDSHKLMGASGESGDRVQFTEYIQKNVALYQFRNGIPLTTAAAANFTRGELATALRKNPYMVNIILGGYDKDVGPSLYFLDYIASLHKVDKAAFGYGSYFALAMMDRHYRQDMTVEEAIELVDKCILEIRTRLVVAPPNFVIKIVDKDGARVHAWRESIKDSHVSAA